A genomic stretch from Desulfolutivibrio sulfodismutans DSM 3696 includes:
- a CDS encoding sigma-70 family RNA polymerase sigma factor, translated as MKTIHEDIDAAAQTEPSIPVESEEAEELLLEPGDPGEPLEISGDLEEDSAHLPAPLDFKRTGMATRDPLQLYLREISKFPMLAQDEEFDLARKVRDQGDQDAAFRLVSSHLRLVVKIAMDFQRRWMQNVLDLIQEGNVGLMRAVKKYDPEKGIKFSYYAAYWIKAYILKYIMDNWRLVKIGTTQAQRKLFYNLNKERQRLQTMGFTPSTSKLSESLNVSESDILEMEQRLSGNDMSLDVSIGEDSSASRIDFLPALTPGIEEMLADDEISRQLEKHIATIRPRLSDKERDLLENRILSDSPLTLREIGAKYGITRERVRQIESRLLEKLKEHLSNKIEDFSADWIKKHD; from the coding sequence ATGAAGACCATACACGAAGATATTGACGCCGCCGCCCAGACCGAACCGTCCATCCCCGTTGAGAGCGAGGAAGCGGAGGAACTGTTGCTGGAGCCAGGCGACCCCGGCGAACCGCTCGAGATTTCAGGCGATCTGGAGGAGGATTCGGCCCATCTGCCCGCGCCCCTGGATTTCAAGCGCACGGGCATGGCCACCCGCGACCCCCTCCAGCTCTATCTGCGCGAGATCAGCAAATTTCCCATGCTGGCCCAGGACGAAGAATTCGACCTGGCCCGCAAGGTCCGTGACCAGGGCGACCAGGACGCCGCCTTCCGGCTGGTGTCCTCGCATCTGCGGCTGGTGGTCAAGATCGCCATGGATTTTCAGCGCCGCTGGATGCAAAACGTCCTGGACCTGATCCAGGAAGGCAATGTGGGGCTGATGCGCGCGGTCAAGAAATATGACCCGGAAAAGGGCATCAAGTTCTCCTACTACGCCGCCTACTGGATCAAGGCCTACATCCTCAAATACATCATGGACAACTGGCGGCTGGTCAAGATCGGGACCACCCAGGCCCAGCGCAAACTGTTTTACAATCTGAACAAGGAACGCCAGCGCCTCCAGACCATGGGGTTTACGCCCAGCACCTCGAAACTTTCGGAAAGCCTAAACGTCAGCGAGTCGGACATTCTGGAGATGGAGCAGCGCCTAAGCGGCAACGACATGTCCCTGGACGTTTCCATCGGGGAGGACTCCTCGGCCTCGCGCATCGATTTCCTCCCAGCCCTGACCCCCGGCATCGAAGAAATGCTGGCCGACGACGAGATCTCGCGCCAACTGGAAAAACACATCGCGACCATCCGGCCCAGGCTGTCCGACAAGGAGCGCGATCTGCTGGAAAACCGCATCCTGTCGGATTCGCCCTTGACGCTGCGGGAAATCGGGGCCAAATACGGCATCACCCGGGAACGGGTGCGCCAGATCGAGTCCAGGCTGCTCGAGAAACTCAAAGAGCATCTCTCAAATAAAATTGAGGATTTTTCCGCAGACTGGATCAAAAAGCACGATTAG
- a CDS encoding tetratricopeptide repeat protein: MRYRFHFLFVLALLPCLISNSCSPKTPGLPGMSAKELSQRAAADYYFLIFQDLLRAGDKDQAATVLATLAKLSPTPQILLDLANLQWGANQRDAAITVLEDATRRYPEEKQIAFYLASAYQMQHRREEAVAIISGYLSRHPDDLAAHQEMASLLIDSGQFREALASLEKIEAMEPSPAVFYYKAKAHIGLGDRAAAMAALRQVLAADRSMVAAWAEMGFLQEQEKDYRGALESYAAILELGEEGAEVWSRLVKLNLKLKNPAKAMALMDKAPKDSTFVLEVLSAFIAEGYAAEAGKLLDRLEKSGSPPPDILFYRAVAAYEGEKKPDKAIGYLKRVPESHPHYDKSLSFRIQLLLEMDRAAEALELARRAVPQFQDKKEFRLLLSTALERSGNPVEATAMLTEASEKWADDTEILYRLGVVLERQKRTAESIRVMEQIITLDGEHADALNFVGYTLADENRDLPRALQLIEKAVAIEPDNPFFMDSLAWVHHRMGNNDKAWEAIRQAVAQPAGDPVIWEHYGDIAASLGKKAEAAEGYKKALSGNPDNADAIRRKKDAL; the protein is encoded by the coding sequence ATGCGATATCGCTTCCATTTCCTGTTCGTTCTGGCGCTTTTGCCATGCCTGATAAGCAACTCCTGCTCGCCCAAAACGCCAGGTTTGCCGGGGATGTCGGCCAAGGAGCTATCACAGCGCGCCGCTGCGGACTATTATTTTCTGATCTTCCAGGATCTCCTGCGGGCCGGGGACAAGGACCAGGCCGCCACCGTGCTGGCCACCCTGGCGAAGCTGTCGCCCACCCCCCAGATACTTCTGGATCTCGCCAATCTGCAATGGGGCGCCAACCAGCGCGATGCGGCCATCACGGTCCTTGAGGATGCGACGCGGCGATACCCTGAGGAAAAACAGATCGCCTTCTATCTGGCCAGCGCCTACCAGATGCAGCACCGGCGGGAGGAGGCCGTGGCCATCATCAGCGGCTACCTGTCCAGGCATCCGGACGATCTGGCCGCCCACCAGGAAATGGCCTCCCTGCTCATCGATTCCGGACAGTTCCGGGAGGCCCTGGCCTCTTTGGAGAAAATCGAGGCCATGGAGCCGTCCCCCGCTGTTTTCTATTACAAGGCCAAGGCCCATATCGGCCTTGGCGACCGCGCCGCAGCCATGGCCGCCCTGCGCCAGGTGCTGGCCGCCGACCGATCCATGGTGGCCGCCTGGGCCGAGATGGGGTTTCTCCAGGAACAGGAAAAGGATTACCGGGGGGCGCTTGAGAGCTACGCCGCCATCCTGGAGCTTGGCGAGGAAGGGGCCGAGGTCTGGTCGCGGCTGGTCAAGCTCAACCTCAAGCTGAAAAATCCCGCCAAGGCCATGGCCCTTATGGACAAGGCCCCCAAGGACAGCACGTTCGTGCTTGAGGTGCTGTCGGCTTTTATCGCCGAAGGCTATGCCGCCGAGGCCGGAAAGCTGCTCGACCGTCTGGAAAAAAGCGGATCGCCGCCGCCGGACATCCTGTTTTACCGGGCCGTGGCGGCCTACGAGGGCGAAAAAAAACCGGACAAGGCCATCGGCTATTTGAAGCGTGTGCCCGAGTCCCACCCGCATTATGACAAAAGCCTGAGCTTTCGCATCCAACTCCTGCTGGAAATGGACCGGGCCGCCGAGGCCCTGGAACTGGCCAGGCGCGCCGTGCCCCAATTCCAAGACAAGAAGGAATTCCGCCTGCTCCTGTCCACCGCCCTGGAACGGTCGGGAAACCCCGTCGAAGCGACGGCGATGCTGACCGAGGCCAGCGAGAAATGGGCCGACGACACGGAGATCCTCTACCGCCTGGGGGTCGTCCTGGAGCGGCAAAAGCGCACCGCCGAAAGCATCCGGGTCATGGAGCAGATCATCACCCTGGACGGGGAGCACGCCGACGCCCTCAACTTCGTGGGCTACACCCTGGCTGATGAAAACCGCGACCTGCCCCGGGCCTTGCAATTGATCGAAAAGGCCGTAGCCATCGAGCCGGACAATCCCTTTTTCATGGATTCCCTGGCCTGGGTCCACCACCGCATGGGGAATAACGACAAGGCCTGGGAGGCCATCCGGCAGGCCGTGGCCCAACCCGCAGGCGATCCGGTGATCTGGGAGCATTACGGCGACATCGCCGCATCCCTCGGCAAAAAGGCCGAGGCCGCCGAGGGCTACAAAAAGGCCCTGTCCGGCAATCCCGACAACGCGGACGCCATCCGCCGCAAAAAGGACGCCCTATGA
- the rpiB gene encoding ribose 5-phosphate isomerase B, giving the protein MPQTVIIGSDHAGVLLKKILVDHLAAAGHTVVDVGPADAKSVDYPLYAASVCDAVLAQNALGILICGTGLGMSMTANRRPGIRAALCGNEFMARMARMHNDANVLCLGERVTGQGLALSITDAFVAASFEGGRHQRRLDLMETCHGGPVSK; this is encoded by the coding sequence ATGCCCCAGACCGTGATCATCGGCTCCGACCATGCCGGAGTGCTGCTCAAGAAAATTCTGGTCGACCACCTGGCCGCCGCAGGCCACACCGTTGTCGATGTCGGCCCGGCCGACGCCAAAAGCGTGGACTATCCCCTCTACGCGGCCTCGGTCTGCGACGCCGTGCTGGCCCAAAACGCCCTGGGCATCCTCATCTGCGGCACGGGCCTGGGCATGTCCATGACCGCCAACCGCCGCCCCGGCATCCGGGCCGCCCTGTGCGGCAACGAGTTCATGGCCCGCATGGCCAGGATGCACAACGACGCCAACGTCCTGTGCCTGGGCGAACGGGTCACGGGGCAAGGCCTGGCCCTGTCCATCACTGACGCCTTTGTGGCCGCATCCTTCGAGGGCGGCCGCCATCAGCGCCGCCTGGACCTTATGGAAACCTGTCACGGCGGGCCCGTTTCCAAATGA
- the tkt gene encoding transketolase: MPSSTDLDLQAVNVIKGLIMDAVGKANSGHPGGAMSSADLGYILFSEFLDVDPDDTTWFNRDRFVLSAGHESMLLYALLLFQGILTMEDITRFRQFGSKTPGHPENFLTPGVEATTGPLGQGFAMSVGMAVAEAMLRARLGSDITDHYTFVLASDGDIQTPVCLGAAALAGHFELSRLIVCYDNNKVQLAGPTSRCDRTDHKKVFEGLGWRVIEIDGHDHGQIRAALTQAKTDAGKPTLIIGHTTIAKGSCSMENNCDSHGSPFSPEEIAKTKACLGLPADKPFYLPADVVERFRARHATVRAKRLDWQKALQKRLDTDAAFEDLWRQARRTPANRTFDWPEFEPGASVATRKAWGSALGALIDQLPLLVGGSADLDPSNQTAKFRDITGIFGPDNRAGRNLCFGVREFPMGALLNGIALHGGLVPFGATFLVFSDYERNALRMSALQRLPVLHVFTHDSFYVGEDGPTHQPIEHASSLRLIPNMLVMRPADARETCLAVQTALTQQSRPTCLLLTRQGLPVLDAARFPGLAEGVAKGGYVLADAPGGVPDGILLAAGSEVSLALAAAALLPEYKLRVVSMPCMELFDEQPKEYRDAVLPPAVTRRFAVEAGRPDLWCKYVGSLDNVHGISRFGASAPAKLLAEKYGFTPEHLAGLVRQAFAGKE, encoded by the coding sequence ATGCCTTCCTCCACCGACCTCGACCTCCAGGCGGTCAATGTCATCAAGGGCCTGATCATGGACGCCGTTGGCAAGGCCAATTCCGGCCATCCCGGCGGGGCCATGTCGTCGGCCGATCTCGGCTACATCCTCTTTTCGGAATTTCTCGACGTCGACCCGGACGACACCACCTGGTTCAACCGGGACCGCTTCGTGCTCTCGGCCGGGCACGAATCCATGCTGCTCTATGCCCTGCTTCTTTTCCAGGGCATCCTGACCATGGAGGACATCACCCGCTTCCGGCAGTTCGGCAGCAAAACCCCCGGGCACCCCGAAAATTTCCTGACCCCGGGAGTCGAGGCCACCACCGGCCCCCTGGGCCAGGGGTTCGCCATGTCCGTGGGCATGGCCGTGGCCGAGGCCATGCTGCGGGCCAGGCTCGGGTCGGACATCACCGACCACTACACGTTCGTTTTGGCCTCGGACGGCGACATCCAGACCCCGGTGTGCCTGGGCGCGGCCGCCCTGGCCGGACACTTCGAGCTCTCGCGCCTTATCGTGTGCTACGACAACAACAAGGTGCAATTGGCCGGTCCCACCAGCCGTTGCGACCGCACCGACCATAAAAAGGTCTTCGAGGGCCTGGGCTGGCGGGTCATCGAGATCGACGGCCACGACCACGGCCAGATCCGCGCCGCCCTGACCCAGGCCAAGACCGACGCGGGCAAACCCACCCTGATCATCGGCCACACCACCATCGCCAAGGGCTCCTGCTCCATGGAGAACAACTGCGACTCCCACGGGTCGCCCTTCTCCCCGGAGGAGATCGCCAAGACCAAGGCCTGCCTGGGGCTTCCCGCCGACAAGCCCTTCTACCTGCCAGCCGATGTCGTGGAACGGTTCCGGGCCCGGCACGCCACCGTGCGCGCCAAACGCCTGGACTGGCAGAAGGCCCTGCAAAAGCGCCTGGACACGGACGCCGCCTTCGAGGATCTGTGGCGGCAGGCGAGGCGCACCCCGGCCAACCGGACCTTTGACTGGCCCGAATTCGAGCCCGGCGCCTCCGTGGCCACCCGCAAGGCCTGGGGGTCGGCCCTGGGCGCGCTCATCGACCAGCTCCCCCTTCTCGTAGGCGGCTCGGCCGACCTTGACCCCTCCAACCAGACGGCCAAATTCCGCGACATCACCGGCATCTTCGGCCCCGACAACCGGGCCGGACGCAACCTGTGCTTCGGGGTGCGCGAGTTCCCCATGGGCGCGCTTTTAAACGGCATCGCCCTGCACGGCGGCCTTGTCCCCTTCGGGGCCACTTTCCTGGTCTTTTCCGACTACGAGCGAAACGCCCTGCGCATGTCCGCCCTGCAACGCCTGCCGGTGCTGCACGTCTTCACCCACGACTCCTTCTACGTGGGCGAGGACGGCCCCACCCACCAGCCCATCGAGCACGCCAGCTCCCTGCGCCTGATCCCCAACATGCTGGTCATGCGCCCGGCCGACGCCCGGGAGACCTGTCTGGCCGTGCAGACGGCCCTGACGCAGCAAAGCCGCCCCACCTGCCTGCTCCTGACCCGCCAGGGCCTGCCCGTGCTCGACGCGGCCCGCTTCCCGGGACTGGCCGAGGGTGTGGCCAAGGGCGGCTACGTGCTGGCCGACGCCCCGGGCGGCGTCCCCGACGGCATCCTCCTGGCCGCAGGCTCCGAGGTCTCGCTGGCCCTGGCTGCGGCCGCGCTTCTGCCCGAGTACAAGCTGCGCGTGGTGAGCATGCCCTGCATGGAGCTCTTCGACGAGCAGCCGAAAGAATACCGCGACGCCGTGCTGCCGCCCGCCGTGACGCGGCGTTTCGCCGTGGAGGCCGGACGGCCGGACCTGTGGTGCAAGTATGTGGGCAGCCTGGACAACGTGCACGGCATCAGCCGCTTCGGCGCCTCGGCCCCGGCCAAGCTTCTGGCCGAAAAATACGGCTTCACCCCGGAACACCTGGCCGGTCTGGTGCGCCAGGCGTTTGCCGGGAAGGAGTAG
- the glpX gene encoding class II fructose-bisphosphatase translates to MEAPDRNIGLDLVRVTEAAALSCSRWLGKGDKIAGDQAAVDAMRLSFNTVPLDGIIVIGEGEKDEAPMLFNGEKVGMGLGQAVDVAVDPVEGTNLLAYGRPNAISVIGVAPRGSMFDPGPSYYMKKLVVPAEARDVADLDAPVGDNLRAIARALGKDVDDLVVFVLDKPRHKDLITEIRRTGARIQLHTDGDVAGSLMAVDPTNVVDVMMGTGGTPEGVLSACAIRAVGGRMLARLDPQKDDEKKALIKAGTDTKSILTEETLVNSDDTYFAATGISGGTFLRGVRFTGRGAVTHSLVLRGKTGTMRRIESHIALEKLMRFSAVKYD, encoded by the coding sequence ATGGAAGCCCCTGACAGAAATATCGGCCTGGATCTGGTGCGAGTCACCGAGGCGGCGGCCTTAAGCTGCTCCCGGTGGCTGGGCAAGGGCGACAAGATCGCCGGGGATCAGGCCGCCGTGGACGCCATGCGCCTGTCCTTCAACACCGTGCCCCTGGACGGGATCATCGTCATCGGCGAGGGCGAAAAAGACGAAGCGCCCATGCTCTTTAACGGCGAGAAGGTGGGCATGGGCCTGGGACAGGCCGTGGACGTGGCTGTGGACCCGGTGGAGGGCACCAACCTCCTGGCCTATGGCCGTCCCAACGCCATCTCCGTGATCGGCGTGGCCCCCCGGGGCAGCATGTTCGATCCGGGGCCAAGCTATTACATGAAAAAGCTGGTGGTCCCGGCCGAGGCCAGGGATGTGGCCGACCTGGACGCGCCGGTCGGCGACAACCTGCGGGCCATCGCCAGGGCGCTTGGCAAGGACGTGGACGATCTGGTGGTGTTTGTCCTGGACAAACCGCGCCACAAGGACCTTATCACCGAGATCCGCCGCACCGGGGCGCGCATCCAACTGCACACCGACGGCGATGTGGCCGGGTCGCTGATGGCCGTGGACCCAACCAACGTGGTGGACGTGATGATGGGCACCGGCGGCACGCCCGAGGGCGTGCTTTCAGCCTGCGCCATCCGGGCCGTGGGCGGCCGCATGCTGGCCCGCCTGGACCCGCAAAAAGACGATGAGAAAAAGGCCCTGATCAAGGCCGGGACGGATACGAAATCCATCCTGACCGAAGAAACCCTGGTCAATAGCGACGACACCTATTTCGCGGCCACGGGCATCTCCGGCGGCACGTTTTTGCGCGGCGTGCGGTTCACGGGCCGGGGAGCGGTGACGCATTCGCTGGTTCTTCGCGGCAAGACCGGCACCATGCGGCGCATCGAATCGCATATCGCGCTGGAAAAGCTCATGCGTTTCAGCGCCGTGAAGTACGACTAA
- a CDS encoding [FeFe] hydrogenase, group A has translation MSRIEMEKIFYENQSPDPKTDPDKLFFIQVDEQKCIGCDTCMGYCPTGAITGETGGPHKIPHEELCINCGQCLTHCPVSAIYEVQSWVPEIMAKIKDPTVKVIAMPAPAVRYGLGDCFGMPVGTVTTEKMLEGLKKLGFDHVWDNEYTADVTIWEEGTEFVKRLTKQIDKPLPQFTSCCPGWHKYVETFYPELFPNMSSCKSPIGMMGTLAKTYGADKMKYDRSKVYTVSIMPCTAKKYEGMRPQLWDSGYKDIDATIDTRELGYMLKQANIDLAKLPDGNRDKLMGESTGGATIFGVTGGVMEAALRFAYEAVTKKKPESWDFKAVRGLEGLKEATVNVGGTDVKVAVIHGGKRFKDVCELVKAGKAPWHFIEFMACPGGCVMGGGQPIMPGVLEAMDRRVTTMHASLKNRLAMMSANKA, from the coding sequence ATGAGCAGAATCGAGATGGAAAAAATCTTCTATGAAAATCAGTCCCCGGACCCAAAAACTGATCCGGACAAGCTGTTTTTCATCCAGGTTGACGAGCAGAAATGCATCGGCTGCGACACATGCATGGGCTATTGCCCAACTGGCGCCATCACCGGTGAGACCGGCGGGCCGCACAAGATTCCCCATGAAGAACTGTGCATCAACTGCGGCCAGTGTCTGACCCACTGTCCTGTCTCGGCCATCTATGAGGTGCAGTCCTGGGTTCCCGAGATCATGGCCAAGATCAAGGATCCGACGGTCAAGGTCATCGCCATGCCCGCTCCTGCCGTGCGCTACGGGCTTGGCGACTGCTTCGGCATGCCTGTCGGCACGGTGACCACGGAAAAGATGCTCGAGGGATTGAAGAAACTCGGCTTCGACCATGTCTGGGACAACGAATATACCGCCGATGTGACCATCTGGGAGGAAGGCACCGAATTCGTCAAACGCCTGACCAAGCAGATCGACAAGCCGCTACCGCAGTTCACGTCCTGTTGCCCCGGTTGGCACAAGTATGTGGAGACGTTCTATCCCGAGCTCTTTCCGAACATGTCCTCCTGCAAGTCGCCCATCGGCATGATGGGGACATTGGCCAAGACCTACGGCGCGGACAAGATGAAATACGACCGCTCCAAGGTCTATACCGTGTCGATCATGCCCTGCACCGCCAAGAAGTACGAAGGCATGCGCCCCCAATTGTGGGATAGCGGATACAAGGACATCGACGCCACCATCGACACCCGTGAACTCGGCTATATGCTCAAGCAGGCGAACATAGACCTGGCCAAGCTTCCTGACGGGAATCGTGACAAGCTCATGGGCGAATCCACCGGCGGCGCGACTATCTTCGGCGTGACCGGCGGCGTCATGGAGGCGGCCCTGCGCTTCGCCTACGAGGCCGTGACCAAGAAAAAGCCCGAAAGCTGGGACTTCAAAGCTGTCAGAGGATTGGAAGGCCTGAAGGAGGCCACGGTGAACGTGGGCGGCACGGACGTGAAGGTGGCCGTCATCCATGGCGGAAAACGTTTCAAGGACGTGTGTGAATTGGTCAAGGCCGGAAAGGCGCCCTGGCATTTCATTGAGTTCATGGCCTGCCCAGGCGGCTGCGTCATGGGCGGAGGACAACCCATCATGCCCGGCGTGCTTGAAGCCATGGATCGTCGCGTGACCACGATGCATGCCTCGCTGAAAAACCGCTTGGCCATGATGAGCGCCAACAAGGCATAA
- a CDS encoding iron hydrogenase small subunit, with protein MSIMNFTRRGFLKAACIATGGTLIGLRLTSKAVAATKQLKDYMMDRINGTYGADAKFKVRASQDNAQVQAMYKEYLDGHPMSHKAEKLLHTTWQDRSKALAQLKAEGAYPNPRAKEFDKSTYPYE; from the coding sequence ATGTCGATCATGAACTTCACCAGACGCGGATTCCTGAAAGCGGCCTGCATCGCAACGGGCGGGACGCTCATCGGACTACGCCTGACGAGCAAGGCCGTGGCGGCGACGAAGCAGCTCAAGGACTACATGATGGACCGCATCAACGGCACATATGGGGCAGACGCCAAGTTCAAGGTGCGCGCTTCCCAGGATAATGCCCAGGTCCAGGCAATGTACAAGGAATACCTTGATGGCCATCCCATGAGCCACAAGGCGGAAAAGCTGTTGCACACCACATGGCAGGACCGCTCCAAGGCGCTCGCGCAGTTGAAGGCCGAGGGCGCCTATCCCAACCCCCGGGCCAAGGAGTTCGACAAGTCAACCTATCCCTATGAATAA
- a CDS encoding class I SAM-dependent methyltransferase: MFDQSPRFREIFFEVYEALPRQGPGNRASAARALALCDGMPIVPRILDLGCGVGGQTMHLVALTDGHIVAVDSHAPFITQLTASVAANGLGHRIKPLCADMAHARFPSGSFDLIWSEGALYNLGLDVALPLCRDLLRPGGHLVFTDAVWRKSDVPDEVRRGFESDYPTMGWMRDVLAAVARHNLDVLGHFTLPDEAWWEDFYTPMQARVRELREKYSGDAEAQGILDILDRETELHAAHADCYAYEFFVIRRPV, from the coding sequence ATGTTCGACCAGTCGCCGCGTTTCCGAGAGATCTTTTTCGAGGTCTACGAAGCCCTGCCCCGCCAGGGCCCGGGCAACAGGGCCAGCGCCGCCAGGGCCCTGGCCCTATGCGACGGAATGCCCATAGTCCCCCGCATTCTTGATCTCGGCTGCGGCGTGGGCGGCCAGACCATGCATCTGGTTGCCCTCACGGATGGCCACATCGTGGCCGTGGACAGCCATGCGCCGTTCATCACTCAACTTACAGCATCGGTTGCCGCGAACGGCCTGGGACATCGTATCAAGCCGCTGTGCGCCGACATGGCGCATGCGAGATTTCCTTCAGGGTCATTCGATCTGATCTGGTCCGAGGGCGCGCTCTACAATCTCGGTCTGGACGTGGCCCTGCCCCTGTGCCGCGATCTGCTGCGGCCCGGCGGGCATCTGGTCTTCACAGACGCAGTGTGGAGGAAAAGCGATGTCCCCGACGAGGTCCGGCGTGGCTTCGAGTCGGATTATCCAACCATGGGTTGGATGCGGGACGTCCTGGCTGCCGTAGCCAGACACAACCTTGACGTGCTTGGGCATTTCACGCTTCCGGACGAGGCCTGGTGGGAGGATTTCTATACGCCCATGCAGGCCCGGGTGCGTGAACTGCGAGAGAAATACAGCGGTGATGCCGAGGCCCAGGGCATCCTCGACATCCTTGATCGCGAAACCGAGCTGCATGCCGCCCATGCAGACTGTTACGCCTATGAATTCTTCGTGATCCGGCGTCCCGTCTGA
- a CDS encoding glycoside hydrolase family 18 protein, with product MAGSSTNRAGRLLLGDRFLLALALLCCLSAPVHAGSFNSRIVGYFVQWGIYARDYEPADIPAQSLTHINYAFMAVNAETGQISSYDAWADLQKVFAAKNGLPAQTWDQSAANLAGNFGRLRDLKALHSHLKVLLSVGGWTLSGPFPTVAADAAKRQAFAASAADWVSGQGFDGIDIDWEYPSLADRDNFSALIKATRQALDAKGLADGKTYLLTVAAPAGPSNMAVWDLARLAPSLDWFNIMTYDYHGGWDATTGHLAPLYENPADPAADRATWNADWAVQAYLAGGVPAQKIHLGIPFYGRSWEAVPATDNGLFQSGQAGPNLGVAGNWENGVLDYWKAMDIARDGNHAVNFDAAARASFIYGANLSSGLASGGLFVTFENTASLSEKLALAKTLGLGGVMFWELSGDVRDVTDADSLLGLMARTFTTDDAAMSMPWLMLLLDES from the coding sequence ATGGCGGGTTCATCGACCAATCGGGCGGGACGTCTGCTCCTCGGAGATCGGTTTCTTCTGGCCCTGGCCCTTCTCTGCTGCCTGTCTGCGCCTGTCCACGCCGGGAGCTTCAACTCCCGCATCGTGGGCTATTTCGTCCAATGGGGCATCTATGCCCGCGATTACGAGCCCGCCGACATTCCGGCCCAAAGCCTGACCCACATCAATTACGCCTTCATGGCCGTCAATGCCGAAACCGGCCAGATCTCTTCCTATGATGCCTGGGCCGACCTCCAGAAGGTCTTCGCGGCCAAAAACGGGCTTCCGGCCCAAACCTGGGATCAGTCCGCAGCCAATCTGGCCGGGAATTTCGGACGCCTGCGCGATCTCAAGGCCCTGCATTCCCACTTGAAAGTGCTTCTCTCGGTGGGTGGCTGGACCTTGTCCGGCCCCTTTCCGACCGTGGCCGCCGACGCGGCCAAGCGTCAGGCCTTTGCCGCATCGGCCGCCGACTGGGTCTCCGGACAAGGCTTCGACGGCATCGACATCGACTGGGAATATCCGTCCCTGGCCGACCGGGACAATTTCTCGGCGCTCATCAAGGCCACCCGTCAGGCCCTTGACGCCAAGGGACTGGCCGACGGCAAGACGTATCTTCTCACCGTGGCCGCACCGGCCGGGCCGTCCAACATGGCCGTGTGGGACTTGGCGCGTCTAGCCCCGTCCCTCGACTGGTTCAACATCATGACCTACGACTACCATGGCGGCTGGGACGCCACGACCGGCCATCTGGCCCCGCTTTACGAGAATCCGGCCGATCCCGCCGCCGACCGGGCCACATGGAACGCCGACTGGGCCGTGCAAGCCTACCTGGCGGGCGGGGTTCCGGCCCAAAAGATCCACCTCGGCATCCCTTTTTACGGCCGGTCCTGGGAGGCCGTCCCAGCCACGGACAACGGCCTGTTCCAATCCGGACAGGCCGGGCCGAACCTGGGGGTGGCCGGAAACTGGGAGAATGGGGTTTTGGACTACTGGAAGGCGATGGACATTGCCCGGGACGGGAACCACGCCGTCAACTTCGACGCGGCCGCGCGGGCGTCCTTCATCTACGGCGCGAACCTGTCATCGGGACTTGCTTCCGGCGGGCTGTTCGTGACCTTCGAAAACACGGCCTCCCTGTCCGAAAAACTGGCCCTGGCCAAAACCCTGGGCCTTGGCGGGGTCATGTTCTGGGAGCTCTCCGGAGACGTGCGCGACGTGACGGACGCCGACAGCCTGCTTGGACTCATGGCCCGGACCTTCACGACGGACGACGCCGCCATGTCCATGCCCTGGCTCATGCTCCTGCTCGACGAGTCCTGA